In the genome of Pediococcus claussenii ATCC BAA-344, one region contains:
- a CDS encoding glycosyltransferase family 2 protein, which yields MANSELVSVIVPVYNLADYLNRSLQSIVAQSYQKIEIIVVDDGSNVNTKDIEKSWVAKDSRIKLVELEGHEGVSVSRNRGIIESKGEFISFVDGDDIIEPNFIETLVNGFDEETAMTVVGYSWGGRWSRQEVTHSGWSNISRSDMYSRSTRHGDPIGGYVWNKMFRRSVIIQNNIQFDESLEMAEDLLFTADYVFEAKYPKFKFLSESLYNKVNRSSSIIHSATFEMREREHEVEKKIHARDDKINE from the coding sequence ATGGCAAACAGTGAGTTAGTTAGTGTTATTGTTCCGGTTTATAATCTAGCAGATTATTTGAATCGAAGTTTGCAAAGTATTGTTGCACAAAGTTATCAGAAGATTGAAATCATTGTTGTTGATGACGGCAGTAACGTAAACACAAAAGATATTGAAAAAAGTTGGGTTGCTAAAGATTCCCGAATTAAATTAGTTGAGCTAGAAGGTCATGAGGGAGTATCCGTTTCACGTAACCGAGGAATTATCGAAAGTAAAGGTGAGTTCATTAGTTTTGTTGATGGAGACGACATTATTGAGCCGAATTTTATTGAAACTTTGGTGAATGGATTTGATGAAGAGACCGCGATGACGGTTGTTGGCTATTCTTGGGGCGGTCGTTGGAGTAGACAAGAAGTGACGCACAGCGGTTGGAGCAACATTTCAAGAAGCGATATGTATAGCAGATCAACTAGACACGGTGATCCAATTGGTGGATACGTTTGGAATAAGATGTTTCGTCGTAGTGTGATTATTCAAAATAATATCCAATTTGATGAATCATTAGAGATGGCTGAAGACCTTTTATTTACAGCCGATTACGTGTTTGAGGCAAAGTATCCTAAGTTTAAATTTTTGAGTGAAAGTTTGTACAATAAGGTCAACCGTTCTAGCAGTATTATTCATTCGGCAACGTTTGAGATGCGTGAGAGAGAACATGAGGTTGAGAAGAAAATTCACGCGCGGGATGATAAGATCAATGAGTGA
- a CDS encoding LysR family transcriptional regulator — protein sequence MANFSYEVFTTVVEQGTFNQAAALLNVTPSAVSHSINQLEIELGFPIFIRNRTGVSLTPDGRKILPIIQSILNTEDRLRQVANNIIGVNTGKIRIGAFSSVSTNWLPEIIQRFKKEYPEIEIELVQGGFNDIAERVRLGTIDIGFSLLPISENILVEPLIEDPIFCVAPADFIPRNQKWITASDIGRKNFILQEVDYDRDTKKAIDRYNVSANAISYSIDDASILSMVESGLGLGVLPELALQKMSGDYKVYPFSAKFARTICLLTNLTTKESPSVVKMREVIFDYLDDVYTGDLLN from the coding sequence ATGGCAAATTTCAGCTATGAAGTATTTACAACGGTTGTTGAACAGGGCACTTTTAATCAGGCAGCAGCACTTTTAAATGTTACGCCAAGTGCAGTTAGTCACAGTATTAACCAATTGGAAATAGAACTGGGATTCCCAATTTTTATAAGAAATCGGACGGGTGTGTCACTGACGCCAGACGGGAGAAAGATTTTGCCTATTATTCAGTCGATTCTTAACACTGAAGATCGGTTGCGACAAGTTGCTAATAATATTATCGGTGTAAACACTGGAAAAATAAGAATTGGAGCATTTTCATCAGTCTCAACAAATTGGTTGCCTGAAATTATCCAACGTTTTAAAAAAGAGTATCCAGAAATCGAAATTGAACTAGTTCAGGGAGGCTTTAATGACATTGCAGAACGGGTACGATTAGGAACAATCGATATTGGATTTTCACTTTTACCAATCAGTGAAAACATTCTTGTTGAACCTCTAATTGAAGATCCTATTTTCTGTGTTGCGCCCGCTGATTTTATCCCCCGCAATCAAAAGTGGATAACTGCAAGTGATATTGGAAGAAAAAATTTTATATTGCAAGAGGTCGATTATGATCGAGATACAAAAAAAGCGATAGATCGTTACAATGTTTCAGCTAATGCAATTAGTTATTCAATTGATGATGCTTCAATTCTTTCGATGGTTGAGTCAGGATTAGGATTGGGGGTTTTACCGGAGTTAGCCCTGCAAAAAATGTCAGGTGATTACAAGGTATACCCATTTTCTGCAAAGTTTGCTAGGACAATCTGTTTATTAACTAATCTAACAACTAAAGAATCGCCATCAGTAGTTAAAATGCGAGAAGTGATTTTTGATTATCTTGATGATGTTTATACGGGGGACCTTTTAAATTAA
- a CDS encoding PLP-dependent aminotransferase family protein, translating into MKLANRTKKTSNSGLDEIFAASGPGVISFAGGYPDQQLFPKQELEKAFSSSFQSSNSNLLQYNSSLGYLPLRDKLAQRLQDDGIVVNADSIMLTQGAQQGIDLAARLLLDKGDGIVVEAPTYLGALAAFDVYEPTYYEVSMDNDGMNIEALRKVLMSHQVKMIYTVPDFQNPTGTVMSLEKRKALIKLANDYDVVILEDGPYRNLRYKGESLPPIKHFDTQGRVIFLGSFSKILAPGLRLGWLTAGPELFSGLVALKGGSDVESSNLTMASVNVYLEENDLDEHIATVRSTYKRRKDVMIESLQHFLPSGVSYTNPDGGFFLWLTMPAGFDSTEFLKNNLIPNKVSFVPSANLMPSKKLKNAARLSFSNVSEEDIRSGIQTMSQLLSAKLISMKGIKKHVKQ; encoded by the coding sequence ATGAAATTAGCAAATCGAACTAAAAAAACTTCTAACTCCGGACTAGACGAAATATTTGCAGCATCGGGTCCCGGTGTAATTTCATTTGCCGGTGGATATCCTGATCAACAGTTGTTCCCAAAACAAGAACTTGAAAAAGCATTTTCTAGTTCCTTTCAAAGTTCCAACTCAAACTTACTACAGTACAACAGCAGTCTCGGTTACTTACCACTTCGTGATAAGCTGGCACAGCGCCTCCAAGATGACGGAATTGTTGTCAACGCAGATTCTATTATGCTAACCCAAGGTGCACAGCAGGGGATCGACCTAGCTGCCCGCTTATTGTTGGACAAGGGTGATGGAATTGTTGTTGAGGCACCCACCTATCTTGGTGCATTAGCTGCTTTCGATGTTTATGAACCAACCTACTACGAAGTTTCAATGGATAACGACGGAATGAATATCGAAGCACTCCGCAAAGTTTTAATGTCTCACCAAGTTAAAATGATTTATACGGTTCCTGATTTTCAAAATCCAACTGGAACAGTTATGTCACTTGAAAAAAGAAAGGCACTTATCAAATTAGCTAATGACTATGATGTAGTTATTTTGGAAGATGGTCCCTATCGAAATCTTCGCTATAAAGGTGAATCATTACCGCCTATTAAGCATTTCGACACCCAGGGCCGTGTGATTTTCCTTGGTAGCTTTAGTAAAATTCTTGCTCCGGGGTTACGTTTAGGTTGGTTAACTGCTGGCCCAGAACTCTTTTCAGGGCTCGTCGCCTTAAAAGGGGGCTCCGATGTTGAATCAAGTAATCTTACAATGGCTAGCGTGAATGTTTACTTAGAAGAAAATGATCTTGATGAGCATATTGCAACTGTCCGATCTACTTATAAGAGACGTAAAGATGTTATGATCGAATCTCTTCAACATTTTTTACCTTCGGGGGTCAGTTATACTAACCCTGATGGTGGTTTCTTCTTATGGCTTACTATGCCAGCTGGGTTTGATTCAACCGAATTTTTAAAAAATAACTTAATTCCAAATAAAGTTTCATTTGTCCCTTCAGCAAACTTAATGCCTTCAAAAAAGCTAAAAAATGCAGCACGTTTGAGTTTCAGTAATGTGAGTGAAGAAGATATTCGATCTGGAATTCAGACTATGAGTCAGTTGCTATCTGCAAAGCTTATTTCAATGAAGGGGATAAAAAAGCACGTAAAGCAATAA
- a CDS encoding LLM class flavin-dependent oxidoreductase, which produces MVDVDKLEFGIETFGDIVANEDGSLKSAAESIRQIVHEGELADKYGIDVIGVGEHHRPDYSVSSPETVLATIAGKTNNIKLATAVTVLSSDDPVRVYERFATLDGLSNGRAQVMLGRGSFTESFPLFGYDLTDYDDLFNEKLKLYDLLRTEKPVTWSGKFRASLENQEVYPKTEHGELETYIGIGGSPESIIRAARFGYKVIIAIIGGQADRFKPYINLYHEAAKRLEMPEFPVAVHSHGFIADDEDEAIEVAYKNIKANFDRIGLTRGWAPMSREQFDEETKVGSFYVGNPEKVAQRMARTIDLLGLGRFDLVYGAGNQTAAQRERMIELYATKVIPRVKEILREKEASK; this is translated from the coding sequence ATGGTAGACGTAGATAAATTAGAATTTGGAATTGAAACCTTTGGTGATATTGTTGCTAATGAGGATGGTAGTTTAAAATCCGCAGCTGAATCAATTCGCCAAATTGTTCACGAAGGTGAATTAGCTGATAAATATGGAATAGATGTAATTGGAGTTGGTGAACATCATCGCCCTGATTACAGTGTATCTAGTCCCGAGACTGTTTTAGCAACAATTGCCGGCAAAACAAATAACATTAAATTAGCTACAGCAGTTACAGTACTTAGTTCTGATGATCCAGTTCGAGTTTATGAACGTTTTGCTACACTCGACGGTCTCTCAAACGGACGTGCACAAGTTATGTTAGGACGTGGTTCCTTTACAGAATCATTTCCACTGTTTGGCTATGATTTAACTGATTATGATGATTTATTTAATGAAAAACTTAAATTGTATGATTTACTACGTACTGAAAAACCAGTTACTTGGTCTGGAAAGTTTCGTGCATCACTTGAAAACCAAGAAGTTTATCCCAAAACAGAACATGGCGAATTGGAAACTTACATCGGTATTGGTGGATCTCCTGAATCAATTATTAGAGCAGCTCGCTTCGGTTACAAAGTAATTATTGCGATCATCGGTGGTCAAGCCGATCGCTTTAAACCATATATTAATTTATACCATGAAGCAGCTAAACGCCTTGAAATGCCAGAATTTCCAGTTGCTGTTCACTCTCATGGCTTTATCGCAGACGATGAAGATGAGGCCATTGAAGTAGCATACAAAAATATTAAGGCTAACTTTGATCGGATTGGTCTAACACGAGGTTGGGCACCAATGAGTCGCGAACAGTTCGATGAAGAAACTAAGGTCGGCTCTTTCTATGTCGGCAATCCTGAAAAAGTTGCACAACGAATGGCGCGTACTATCGATTTACTAGGACTTGGTCGCTTTGATTTGGTTTATGGTGCTGGTAATCAGACAGCTGCTCAACGCGAGCGTATGATTGAGCTTTATGCTACTAAAGTTATTCCTCGCGTCAAAGAAATTTTACGTGAAAAGGAGGCTTCAAAATAA
- a CDS encoding L-lactate dehydrogenase produces the protein MTRKVGVIGLGNVGSAVAQQIITNGYTDDIVLIDENVDKVSADALDFEDAMENLPTHTNIIVNDYAALKDADVIISALGKIKLSDNPNGDRFAELPFNREQVTKVAEKIKESGFNGVIIAITNPVDVITSIYQKVTGLPKKHVIGTGTLLDSARMKRAVAKGLDIDPRSVSGYNLGEHGNSQFTAWSTVKVFDTPIEQLAKERDLDLDQINEDARVGGYYVMRGKHYTNYGVAAAAVRLAIVVLSDARQVLPVSNYREDYGTYLSYPAVVGRDGIIEQIQLKLTSEELDKLQKSAEYIKEKVEQSN, from the coding sequence ATGACAAGAAAAGTAGGAGTTATCGGTTTGGGCAATGTTGGCTCAGCCGTTGCGCAACAAATTATTACAAATGGGTACACTGATGATATTGTTTTAATTGATGAAAATGTGGATAAGGTTTCGGCTGATGCATTAGATTTCGAAGATGCAATGGAAAACTTACCAACACATACCAATATTATTGTGAATGATTATGCTGCCCTTAAGGATGCGGACGTCATTATTTCGGCACTGGGCAAGATTAAGCTGTCAGATAACCCAAATGGTGATCGTTTTGCTGAATTGCCATTTAATCGTGAACAAGTCACTAAGGTAGCAGAGAAAATTAAAGAGTCTGGATTTAATGGTGTAATTATTGCGATTACTAATCCAGTTGATGTTATTACCTCAATTTATCAAAAAGTTACTGGTCTTCCTAAAAAGCATGTGATTGGCACAGGAACTTTATTGGATTCAGCACGTATGAAACGAGCTGTTGCTAAGGGATTGGATATTGATCCACGTTCAGTTAGCGGGTATAACTTGGGTGAACACGGAAATTCACAGTTTACAGCATGGTCAACGGTCAAGGTGTTTGATACACCAATTGAACAATTGGCTAAGGAACGAGATCTTGATTTAGATCAAATTAATGAGGATGCTAGAGTTGGTGGCTATTACGTTATGAGGGGTAAGCACTATACGAACTATGGTGTTGCAGCTGCAGCGGTTCGTTTAGCAATCGTTGTTTTGAGTGACGCGCGTCAGGTGTTGCCAGTTTCAAATTACAGAGAAGACTATGGAACATACTTATCATATCCAGCTGTAGTTGGAAGAGACGGAATTATCGAGCAGATTCAACTTAAATTAACAAGCGAAGAATTGGATAAGCTGCAAAAGTCAGCAGAATATATCAAAGAAAAAGTAGAACAATCTAATTAG
- a CDS encoding CopY/TcrY family copper transport repressor, giving the protein MVNKQPDISGAEWQIMRIVWTLGEVISKQIIEIMKKKADWSDSTIKTLIARLTKKEFLERNRDTGTYLYTATVSELDTMDQQATVIFKNFCAHKVGKVLENVLENVEISKSDIQQIQNALTDRMVSAPEEVECDCLPEGCHEK; this is encoded by the coding sequence ATGGTAAACAAACAACCAGATATTTCAGGAGCCGAGTGGCAGATCATGCGAATAGTTTGGACACTAGGAGAGGTCATTAGTAAGCAAATTATTGAAATTATGAAAAAGAAGGCTGATTGGTCAGATTCTACTATAAAAACGCTTATTGCTAGATTGACCAAGAAAGAATTTTTGGAACGTAACCGAGATACTGGTACGTATCTGTATACGGCAACGGTTTCTGAGCTGGATACTATGGATCAGCAAGCAACCGTAATCTTTAAAAACTTTTGTGCCCATAAGGTTGGGAAAGTCTTGGAAAATGTTCTTGAGAACGTTGAAATTAGTAAGAGCGATATTCAACAAATTCAAAACGCACTAACAGATAGGATGGTTAGTGCGCCGGAAGAAGTTGAATGTGATTGTTTGCCGGAGGGTTGCCATGAAAAATAA
- a CDS encoding LysR family transcriptional regulator produces MLDNRYLTLSILEQTKSYTKTAQQLFITQPAVSQQIKSLETELDLKLVEYHHPQLKITHAGKQLAEFAAQSNYQQQKLLSQLQDSKSRKHIKFGATHSISVFYIPDLIQNLQKKFTHINCIVDNTSSLLEKIDNGTLDFAILEGNFDKQHYDSIVLQNEDFVAVTRFDNSIISTKNLELTSLLHEPLLLRENGSGTRSIFINWAKTFNIQVEDFSNIIEIGSSAGLLKVLQQTGISFMYQSLITEQLQNNIFKILDIDGLTINRPISLVYAKDSFFKDEYSALI; encoded by the coding sequence ATGTTAGACAATCGTTATTTAACCTTGAGTATCCTTGAGCAAACAAAATCTTACACTAAAACTGCTCAACAACTTTTTATAACCCAACCAGCTGTTTCTCAACAAATCAAAAGTTTAGAAACCGAACTTGACCTTAAATTAGTTGAATACCACCACCCACAACTTAAAATTACTCACGCTGGAAAACAATTAGCAGAATTTGCTGCACAGAGTAATTATCAACAACAAAAGTTACTTTCTCAGCTGCAGGACTCTAAAAGTCGAAAACATATTAAGTTTGGTGCAACCCACTCTATCAGTGTTTTTTACATTCCTGATTTAATCCAGAATTTGCAAAAAAAATTCACTCATATCAACTGCATAGTGGATAATACAAGCTCATTATTGGAAAAAATAGATAATGGAACCTTGGACTTTGCAATTTTGGAAGGCAATTTTGATAAGCAACACTACGATAGCATTGTGTTGCAAAACGAAGATTTTGTTGCTGTTACTCGCTTTGATAACTCAATCATATCCACCAAAAATTTGGAGTTAACCAGTCTATTACATGAACCGCTTCTTTTACGTGAGAATGGCTCAGGAACTCGATCAATTTTTATTAATTGGGCCAAAACATTTAACATTCAAGTTGAAGATTTTTCTAATATAATCGAAATTGGAAGTTCTGCCGGGTTACTCAAAGTTTTGCAGCAAACCGGTATTAGCTTCATGTATCAATCACTAATTACTGAACAACTCCAAAATAACATTTTTAAAATTTTAGACATTGACGGGCTAACAATCAACCGCCCGATTTCGCTAGTTTATGCTAAAGATAGCTTTTTCAAGGACGAATACTCTGCCCTAATATAA
- a CDS encoding glycerate kinase — MKAVVALDSFKESMSSIEANNAVEAGFESSNIMCEKVAIADGGEGTVEAFLHNKDGGQLVSVVVHDILKHEIEGKYAWFAEEKVAVIECAAASGIQLSRSYSKISAMKYSSIGTGELIKNAINMGASKIIVGLGGSATTDGGMGILSALGGKFYDANGENVTNVSQIGTIRNVDLEEVNLNHVQIIAAADVDNSLLGANGASEIFGPQKGLRREEIKQRDRELTSYAEVLDPKKRGNVSGDGAAGGIGFALRMLGGDLVSGFKVIANLSNLEEKIKSADIVITGEGRIDAKSVHGKAPVGIAKLAYSNNVPCVALVGQQTSSLTALRASGFTSVFPIISKISTLEEAMNEGIVNLTNMAERVGFLLNLHE; from the coding sequence ATGAAAGCAGTAGTGGCACTGGATTCATTTAAGGAATCAATGAGTAGTATTGAAGCGAACAATGCGGTTGAAGCTGGCTTTGAGTCATCAAATATAATGTGTGAAAAAGTGGCAATTGCTGATGGCGGCGAGGGCACAGTTGAAGCGTTTTTACATAATAAGGATGGTGGTCAACTAGTTTCGGTTGTGGTGCATGATATTTTAAAGCATGAAATTGAGGGTAAGTATGCTTGGTTCGCTGAAGAAAAAGTAGCAGTTATTGAGTGTGCCGCTGCATCCGGTATTCAACTGAGTAGGAGTTATTCAAAAATATCAGCTATGAAGTATAGTTCAATTGGTACTGGTGAACTAATTAAAAATGCAATTAATATGGGTGCTAGTAAAATCATAGTTGGTTTGGGCGGTAGTGCTACAACAGACGGAGGAATGGGAATACTAAGTGCTTTAGGTGGTAAATTTTATGATGCGAATGGGGAAAATGTGACCAATGTTAGTCAAATTGGAACAATTAGGAATGTTGATTTAGAAGAGGTTAACTTAAATCATGTCCAAATTATTGCGGCTGCTGATGTTGATAATTCATTGCTTGGGGCAAATGGTGCAAGTGAAATTTTTGGTCCACAAAAGGGACTGAGGAGAGAAGAAATTAAACAAAGAGATCGTGAACTTACTTCTTATGCAGAAGTACTTGACCCTAAAAAAAGAGGAAATGTTTCAGGTGACGGTGCTGCCGGCGGAATCGGATTTGCTTTGCGAATGCTTGGTGGAGATTTGGTTAGTGGGTTTAAAGTGATTGCAAATTTATCCAATTTGGAAGAAAAAATAAAGAGCGCAGATATAGTAATTACTGGAGAAGGAAGGATTGACGCTAAAAGTGTCCATGGCAAGGCACCAGTTGGTATTGCTAAATTGGCATATTCAAATAATGTACCGTGTGTAGCATTAGTGGGGCAACAAACAAGCAGTTTAACAGCATTGCGAGCAAGTGGATTCACGAGCGTATTTCCGATTATTTCTAAGATTTCAACTTTAGAAGAAGCGATGAATGAAGGCATTGTTAACTTAACTAATATGGCAGAACGTGTCGGATTTTTGTTGAATCTACACGAGTAG
- a CDS encoding NADPH-dependent F420 reductase, giving the protein MMDIKRVGILGAGKVGIVLADLALRAGYEVRISGSGSVEKIDLTIKTLVPGAIASENSDVVANSDIIILAIPLSRYKNIDPELLSGKLVIDAMNYWWETDGIREEVLNPESTSSEQVQDYFKNSTIVKTFNHMGYHNLQEEAHPEGDPKRKALFVTGDNKEAVDEVAKFVNTMGFDQVIHYNIADGIMTEPGSPLFGASLRLNELRRVIDNFDHTEFGRKIAASKKNA; this is encoded by the coding sequence ATAATGGACATTAAAAGAGTTGGAATTCTAGGCGCTGGAAAAGTTGGAATTGTACTAGCTGACCTAGCTTTGCGCGCTGGATATGAAGTCAGAATTTCCGGTTCTGGTTCCGTGGAAAAAATTGATTTAACAATTAAAACACTAGTACCAGGTGCCATTGCTTCTGAAAATTCAGATGTTGTTGCGAATAGCGATATTATTATCCTCGCTATTCCCCTAAGTCGTTATAAGAATATTGACCCTGAATTGCTGAGTGGCAAGTTAGTAATTGATGCAATGAACTATTGGTGGGAAACAGATGGAATTCGAGAAGAAGTTCTTAATCCAGAATCTACTTCCAGTGAACAGGTTCAGGACTACTTTAAAAACAGTACAATTGTTAAAACATTCAACCACATGGGATATCATAACCTGCAAGAAGAAGCACATCCAGAGGGAGATCCTAAACGTAAAGCACTCTTTGTAACTGGCGACAATAAAGAAGCTGTTGATGAAGTTGCAAAATTTGTCAATACAATGGGATTTGATCAAGTAATCCATTACAATATCGCCGATGGAATTATGACTGAACCTGGAAGCCCACTTTTCGGTGCTAGTTTGAGACTTAACGAATTACGTCGAGTCATTGATAACTTTGATCATACTGAATTTGGACGTAAGATTGCTGCTTCAAAAAAGAACGCCTAA
- a CDS encoding YeiH family protein, translating to MNRFRTSGFWVSFLVTLVCATLGSLLAQLPMLTLVGALVISLILGMLVQVTPTVKKAAEPGTGFISNKFLRLGIILLGFKLNLISLAHAGIKTILLAIIVVTCTIIGTYLLSRRFGVDPNLAILVASGTGICGAAAVMGISPQIEVPESKQEEQKENEVLAIAIVAILGTVFTFIEIGIKPLLHMTPTQFGVMAGGSLHEIAHAVAVGSSGGPVSLDNAIITKLSRVLLLAPAALIIGFWHRKYVRKNESAINGPIQKLPIPWFMGGFILASVIGTFVPMSAGLLAGLVKLAYITLGMAMAALGMSVNFRVIFKRGKEPFSAAILASTVLLVFVAGASKMFF from the coding sequence ATGAATAGATTTAGAACAAGTGGGTTTTGGGTTTCGTTTTTGGTTACCCTGGTTTGTGCGACTTTAGGTTCGCTTTTAGCGCAATTGCCAATGTTAACTTTAGTAGGGGCTTTGGTAATTTCATTGATTTTAGGAATGCTAGTTCAAGTGACACCAACAGTTAAAAAAGCTGCAGAGCCAGGTACGGGGTTCATCTCTAATAAGTTTTTACGTTTAGGAATTATTTTATTAGGTTTTAAATTAAACTTAATCAGTCTTGCACATGCCGGAATTAAAACCATTTTATTAGCAATAATAGTTGTTACATGTACAATCATCGGAACATATTTATTAAGTCGTAGATTTGGAGTGGATCCTAATTTAGCAATTTTAGTAGCAAGTGGTACAGGAATTTGTGGAGCCGCTGCCGTTATGGGTATTTCTCCTCAAATCGAAGTTCCAGAGTCAAAACAAGAAGAACAAAAAGAAAATGAGGTTTTAGCAATCGCAATTGTAGCAATTTTAGGTACAGTGTTTACTTTTATTGAGATTGGAATTAAACCGCTTTTGCACATGACACCTACTCAGTTTGGAGTTATGGCGGGAGGGTCATTACATGAAATTGCGCATGCAGTGGCTGTTGGAAGTTCTGGGGGACCAGTTAGTTTAGATAATGCGATTATTACTAAGTTGTCACGAGTTTTATTATTAGCACCTGCAGCATTAATTATCGGATTCTGGCACCGTAAGTACGTTAGAAAGAATGAATCTGCTATTAATGGACCAATTCAAAAGTTACCAATTCCATGGTTCATGGGCGGATTTATTTTAGCAAGTGTTATCGGTACATTTGTGCCGATGAGTGCTGGACTATTAGCTGGCTTAGTTAAATTAGCTTACATAACACTTGGAATGGCAATGGCGGCTTTGGGGATGTCGGTTAATTTTCGTGTGATTTTTAAACGTGGAAAGGAACCTTTTTCCGCAGCAATCCTTGCATCTACAGTGTTATTGGTCTTCGTTGCAGGGGCAAGTAAAATGTTCTTTTAA
- a CDS encoding NAD(P)H-binding protein: protein MTNVLIIGATGTIAQFTREFLEDDPSVQVFPYVRNINKLENQTNAIIGDATDQAQLVSAIKEHHIDLVYSNLGPYNMVQMATSVLNAIQETNVKRIIWMATSGIYDELPESHKERAKEMLGETNDPSSYMGDQRAAADMVAESGLEYTIIRPNWLQNGSEVEEVRITHQDEKLSGGPINRITVGSFIADLIRQPNQYIDDSIAVSTDSDKNY, encoded by the coding sequence ATGACAAACGTACTAATTATCGGTGCAACTGGAACCATCGCTCAATTCACGCGAGAATTTTTAGAAGACGATCCATCAGTTCAGGTTTTCCCGTATGTTCGCAACATAAATAAACTTGAAAACCAAACTAATGCAATCATTGGCGACGCAACTGACCAAGCTCAGCTCGTATCTGCAATTAAGGAACATCATATTGATCTTGTTTACTCTAATCTTGGCCCATACAACATGGTTCAAATGGCTACTAGCGTCCTTAATGCCATTCAAGAAACAAATGTAAAACGCATAATTTGGATGGCAACTTCTGGAATATATGATGAGCTTCCGGAAAGTCACAAAGAACGTGCCAAAGAAATGCTCGGCGAAACTAATGATCCTAGCAGTTACATGGGTGATCAAAGAGCTGCTGCTGATATGGTTGCTGAAAGTGGTTTGGAATATACCATCATCAGACCTAACTGGCTTCAAAATGGTTCCGAAGTGGAAGAAGTCCGAATCACTCATCAAGATGAAAAACTTTCTGGTGGACCTATCAATCGTATTACAGTTGGAAGTTTCATTGCAGATCTAATTAGACAGCCTAATCAATACATCGACGATTCAATAGCGGTTAGTACTGACAGTGATAAAAATTATTAG